The following coding sequences lie in one Deltaproteobacteria bacterium IMCC39524 genomic window:
- the hflK gene encoding FtsH protease activity modulator HflK, translated as MQDWGNGPSSEDFEKKVIEIKNHFKNKFGQQKGFLPIVIIAFLILVGGYSSMYEVDTEETGVVLRFGKFHSFAEPGLHFKIPLGVDRVYLVQTGRVLKEEFGFRTVKPDVRSTYTKKGLEEESLTLTGDLNVSDVEWIVQFQVSDPFKFIFRIKDPVGTIRDIAEAMVRKAIGNANVTEVLTTERALLANEIQVDLQSTLNNYDIGVRIVTVKFQDVTPPDPVKAAYNEVNESEQQRESLIFQAREQFNREVPRARGEAKKVLQEAEGYAVERVNKARGETNRFLALLTEYRKAPSVTRSRIYLETLEEVLPRLDEIYVMDAKNAGALPLLPLRKALEGGAK; from the coding sequence ATGCAGGATTGGGGCAACGGTCCCTCGAGTGAAGACTTTGAAAAGAAAGTCATCGAGATAAAGAACCATTTCAAGAATAAGTTTGGCCAGCAAAAGGGCTTCTTGCCGATAGTGATCATAGCTTTTTTGATCCTCGTTGGCGGATACAGCAGTATGTACGAGGTCGACACGGAAGAGACTGGCGTCGTACTAAGGTTCGGCAAATTCCACAGTTTTGCGGAACCGGGGCTGCATTTCAAAATACCTCTCGGTGTTGACCGGGTTTACCTGGTGCAGACCGGTCGTGTTCTGAAAGAGGAATTCGGCTTTCGTACCGTCAAGCCTGATGTCCGTTCCACCTACACCAAGAAGGGGCTCGAAGAAGAGTCTTTGACCTTGACCGGTGATCTGAACGTCAGTGACGTCGAGTGGATTGTCCAGTTCCAGGTTTCCGATCCGTTCAAATTTATTTTCCGCATCAAAGATCCGGTCGGGACCATCCGTGATATTGCCGAAGCCATGGTGCGCAAGGCGATCGGCAACGCCAACGTTACCGAGGTTTTGACCACGGAACGCGCCTTGCTGGCCAACGAAATCCAGGTAGATCTGCAATCAACCCTCAATAATTATGACATCGGTGTGCGCATCGTTACCGTCAAGTTCCAGGATGTAACGCCACCTGATCCGGTCAAGGCGGCTTACAACGAGGTCAATGAGTCTGAGCAGCAGCGTGAAAGCCTGATCTTCCAGGCTCGCGAGCAATTTAACAGAGAGGTTCCCCGCGCCCGTGGTGAGGCCAAGAAAGTTCTTCAGGAGGCGGAAGGTTATGCCGTTGAGCGTGTCAACAAGGCTCGCGGCGAGACCAACCGTTTTCTTGCTCTGCTGACCGAGTATCGCAAGGCGCCTTCGGTGACCCGGAGTAGAATTTACCTGGAAACACTTGAAGAGGTCCTGCCCCGCTTGGATGAAATCTATGTTATGGACGCCAAAAACGCTGGGGCACTGCCGTTGCTGCCCTTGCGCAAAGCGTTGGAAGGAGGGGCCAAATAA